The following coding sequences lie in one Oryctolagus cuniculus chromosome 7, mOryCun1.1, whole genome shotgun sequence genomic window:
- the PEAR1 gene encoding platelet endothelial aggregation receptor 1, with protein MSPPLIRLLLLGLGLGPATTLSPTDPNVCSFWESFTTTIKESYSRPFSLLPSEPCDEASEGPHSCPRPTVVYRTVYRQAVRTNHRQRLKCCWGYYESNGACVPVCARECVHGRCVAPNHCQCVPGWRGDDCSSACAPGVWGPQCDKPCSCGNSSSCDPKSGACSCPPGLQPPNCLQSCPSGRYGPACQLSCQCHGAPCDPQTGACFCPPERTGPSCDVPCLWGTDGYLCPKTSPCHNEGIYQAQERTCSCPPGWMGAICSLPCPEGFHGRNCSQECHCHNGGLCDPFSGQCRCAPGYTGDRCREECPVGRFGQDCAETCDCAPGARCFPPNGGCLCEHGFTGDRCDERLCPDGLYGINCQTSCTCHPEHSVSCHPMNGECSCLPGWAGLHCNESCPRDTYGPGCQEHCLCLHGGVCLADSGLCRCAPGYTGPHCASLCPPDTYGVNCSAHCSCENAIACSPIDGTCACKEGWQPGNCSVPCPPGTWGFGCNARCQCAHEGVCSPQTGACTCTPGWHGAHCQLPCPKGQFGKACASHCDCDHSDGCDPVHGHCLCQAGWMGTRCHLPCPEGFWGANCSNPCTCKNGGTCIPENGNCVCAPGFRGPSCQKPCQPGRYGKRCVPCKCSNHSSCHPSDGTCYCLAGWTGSDCSQPCPPGHWGANCAQPCQCHHGGTCHPQDGSCVCPPGWTGPHCLEGCPPGIFGANCSQPCQCGPGEKCHPETGACVCPPGHSGAPCRIGSQEPFTVMPTSPVAYNSLGAVVGIAVLGSLVVILIALFIGYRHWQKGKEHQHLAVAYTSGRLDGSEYVMPDVPPSYSHYYSNPSYHTLSQCSPNPPPPNKVPGSQLFASLQAPERPGGAHGHENHATLPADWKHRREPLPGSLDRGSSRLDRSYSYSNSNGPGPHYNKGLLSEEGLGASVASLSSENPYATIRDLPSLPGGLRESSYVEMKGPPSGSPPRQPVQLRDSQRRRPRQPERDSSTYEQPSPLLHDRDSVGSQPPLPPGLPPGHYDSPKNSHIPGHYDLPPVRHPPSPPFRHQDR; from the exons ATGTCACCACCGCTGATTCGCCTCCttctcctgggcctgggcctggggccagccacAACTCTCAGTCCCACTGATCCCAATGTCTGCAGCTTCTGGGAGAG CTTCACCACTACTATCAAGGAGTCCTACAGCCGACCCTTCAGCCTGCTCCCCTCAGAGCCCTGCGACGAGGCCTCAGAGggcccccactcctgcccccgGCCCAC GGTTGTCTACCGGACCGTGTACCGGCAGGCGGTGAGGACGAACCACCGTCAGCGCCTCAAGTGCTGCTGGGGCTACTACGAGAGCAACGGGGCGTGTGTCC CGGTCTGTGCCCGGGAGTGTGTCCATGGCCGCTGCGTAGCCCCCAATCACTGCCAGTGTGTGCCAGGCTGGCGGGGCGACGACTGCTCCAGTG CGTGTGCCCCGGGAGTGTGGGGGCCGCAGTGTGACAAACCCTGCAGCTGCGGGAACAGCAGCTCCTGTGACCCCAAGAGCGGAGCGTGCTCTTGcccccctggcctgcagcccccgAACTGCCTTCAGTCCTGCCCCTCCGGCCGCTATGGCCCTGCCTgccagttaagctgccagtgCCACGGGGCGCCCTGTGATCCCCAGACCGGAGCCTGCTTCTGCCCCCCAGAGAGAACTGGGCCCAG CTGTGATGTGCCCTGTCTCTGGGGCACTGATGGCTACTTATGCCCCAAGACCTCTCCCTGCCACAATGAGGGCATCTACCAGGCTCAGGAGCGCACCTGCAGCTGCCCACCTGGCTGGATG GGTGCCatctgctccctgccctgcccagagGGTTTCCATGGCCGCAACTGCTCCCAGGAATGTCACTGCCACAATGGCGGCCTCTGTGACCCCTTCAGTGGGCAGTGCCGCTGTGCTCCGGGTTACACCGGGGACCG GTGCCGCGAGGAATGCCCGGTGGGCCGCTTCGGGCAGGACTGCGCCGAGACGTGCGACTGCGCGCCCGGAGCCCGCTGCTTCCCGCCCAATGGCGGGTGTCTGTGCGAGCACGGCTTCACCGGGGACCGCTGCGACGAGCGCCTCTGCCCCGACGGCCTCTACGGCATCAACTGCCAGACGTCCTGCACCTGCCACCCGGAGCACAGTGTCAG CTGTCACCCGATGAACGGGGAGTGCTCGTGCCTGCCGGGCTGGGCGGGCCTGCACTGCAACGAGAGCTGCCCGCGGGACACGTACGGACCTGGCTGTCAGGAACACTGTCTCTGCCTGCACGGCGGCGTCTGCCTGGCCGACAGCGGCCTCTGCCGGTGCGCACCCGGCTACACG GGCCCTCACTGCGCTAGCCTCTGCCCCCCTGACACTTACGGGGTCAACTGCTCGGCACACTGCTCATGCGAGAATGCCATCGCCTGCTCGCCCATCGACGGCACGTGTGCCTGCAAGGAAG GTTGGCAGCCTGGTAACTGCTCTGTGCCCTGCCCGCCTGGAACCTGGGGCTTTGGTTGCAATGCCAGATGCCAGTGTGCCCATGAGGGAGTCTGTAGCCCCCAAACtggagcctgcacctgcacccctggGTGGCATGGAGCCCACTGCCAGCTGCCCTGCCCG AAGGGGCAGTTCGGCAAAGCTTGTGCCAGTCACTGTGACTGTGACCATTCTGATGGCTGCGACCCTGTTCATGGACACTGCCTGTGCCAGGCTGGCTGGATGG GCACTCgctgccacctgccctgccccgaGGGCTTCTGGGGAGCCAACTGCAgcaacccctgcacctgcaagaatgggggcacctgcatccccgaGAACGGcaactgtgtgtgtgcacctggctTCCGAGGCCCCTCCTGCCAGAAAC CCTGTCAGCCAGGCCGCTACGGCAAGCGCTGTGTGCCCTGCAAGTGCAGTAACCACTCCTCCTGCCACCCCTCGGACGGGACCTGCTATTGCCTGGCTGGCTGGACGGGCTCGGACTGCTCCCAGC CATGTCCTCCAGGACACTGGGGAGCCAactgtgcccagccctgccagtGTCACCATGGTggcacctgccacccccaggATGGGAGCTGTGTGTGCCCTCCAGGCTGGACTGGACCCCACTGCTTAGAAG GCTGCCCTCCGGGGATATTCGGTGCCAACTGCTCCCAGCCATGCCAATGTGGCCCTGGAGAGAAGTGCCACCCAGAGACCGGGGCCTGTGTGTGTCCCCCTGGGCACAGCGGTGCACCCTGCAGGATAG gaagccaggagcccttcaCCGTGATGCCCACCTCTCCGGTGGCCTATAACTCGCTGGGCGCTGTGGTGGGCATTGCCGTGCTGGGCTCCCTCGTGGTGATCCTGATAGCACTGTTCATTGGCTACCGCCACTGGCAGAAGGGCAAGGAGCACCAGCACCTGGCAGTGGCCTACACCAGTGGGCGACTAGATGGCTCCGAGTACGTCATGCCAG ATGTTCCTCCGAGCTACAGTCACTACTACTCAAACCCCAGCTACCACACCCTGTCACAGTGCTCGCCCAACCCCCCGCCCCCTAACAAG GTTCCGGGCAGTCAGCTCTTTGCCAGCCTCCAGGCCCCTGAGCGGCCAGGCGGGGCCCACGGGCATGAGAACCATGCCACCCTGCCTGCCGACTGGAAGCATCGCCGGGAGCCCCTTCCTGGGTCTCTGGACAGGG GGAGCAGCCGCCTGGACCGGAGCTACAGCTACAGCAACAGTAACGGCCCTGGCCCACACTATAATAAAG GGCTCCTCTCtgaagaggggctgggggccagcgtgGCTTCCCTGAGCAGTGAGAACCCATATGCCACCATCCGGGACCTGCCCAGCCTGCCAGGGGGTCTCCGGGAGAGCAGCTATGTGGAGATGAAAGGCCCTCCCTCGGGGTCTCCCCCCAGGCAGCCTGTTCAGCTGCGCGACAGCCAGAGGCGGCGGCCCCgccagccagagagagacagcagcACCTACGAGcagcccagccctctgctccACG ACCGAGACTCCGTGGGCTCCCAGCCCCCGCTGCCTCCAGGCCTGCCCCCCGGCCACTACGACTCACCCAAGAACAGCCACATCCCCGGCCACTACGACCTGCCACCAGTCCGGCACCCCCCGTCGCCCCCATTTCGGCACCAGGACCGTTGA